The Hordeum vulgare subsp. vulgare chromosome 7H, MorexV3_pseudomolecules_assembly, whole genome shotgun sequence DNA window ACCTAATCTTAAAGCTCGCATTTGCATATGTGCTAACTCTTGCTAGCTAGCCCCAAAAACTCTCTTTTTGTTTCTTGCTAGTCTGGGCCGGGTAGCCGGTGAATCTAGGGTAACatatatggagatatggagacttttcgcaaaataaaaataaaaaagtcatATTTGAACATATGTGTTGAAACAACTAGTACATACATCTTATAGGCGGCTGTAGCTAGCTCATATTAGACCAGCAATATGGTACTAAAGACTGGGCTACATATGGTTGTTGGGAACCTTTAGAACGGAGTAGTTAGGATCGGTACTACAAAATAGGCCATCGCGGTTAGAAGCATCCAAGCACTTGTATTAAACCAGACGGTGACATATAATACTCGAATTTATACTAGGGTTTAAGATGAGATAattctggtgaagatgttgatggagatgagtcctccCACGAGGGAAGTACCCCGACGGAATCGCTCCGTTGGAGAGCAAAAGTGCTATTTCCCATGTTCTGCCTCGAGGTGGCGGTTCTTCCCGCGAAAGTTTTCTCCTACTTTTTTTCCTAGGTCAAATGGCTTCATGTAGCAGAAGACAGGCACCGGGGGAGGGGGCGTGTGCTCCACAAGGGATAGGGCGCGCCTTGGGGGGTAGAGCGCCCCCTGCCCTTGGGCCCATGGTTCATCTTCTACCACTTTTTCAtttcaatattttttatatattcaaaagtaaatcttcaaaaaaaatcagatcaTTTGGAGCTCCGAGAATATCTATCTCAGATGTAGCCCTTTTAGgtacagaattccagttgccggtaattTCCCTCCTCAAGTAAATCTTGAGgattaagagagaaaatgcataaaaatTACATCAAATGATCAAAAACATTGTAAATAACAGGAAATCTTGATGCAAAATGATCATATCAGCCTTTCCCCGATGTTAAGCAATTAGTTGAAAGAAAATGTAAGCAATACCACTCACAACAAACTAGAATTAAACATAAACTCTATGAAGGTGTAAAATTTTGtatagaaagaaaagaagaaaatatttttttcctttaaaaaaTAGACCCTCTAAAATAATATTACGCCAAAAACCCTCTTAAATAGCATGTCCGACCGCGTGCATGACCTTAGACGTGGCCACCCGTCACTCAGCGATGCTGCAGTCGCTACCTCCATCACAAGGAACAACCGAGAAGCTAGCTACCATGTTTGCTAGGCATAAGGAGAAAATGAATTTTCATGTGAGGCTGCAAATTGCTGTGCTTGAACAGGCATTTGGACCTAGGATGGCGGGTGCACCTTCTCTGGCAGAACCAAGTCGTCGTAATGGCATCTCTAGCCAGAACAATTTAGTTAGTGCGCGGCGACGTGGTGGCTCGACAAATGTCGCACCGGCAGTAGGGTCCCCCTTGAAGTGGAGCCTGATGCCTACAATTCTGGGGTTGATGAGCAGAAGCTATATTCTGATGTTATTCAGAATTTACGATGGGCACATCAGGCTGAAAACCAAGATGAGGCTAACAATGCAGTCCGTGTGGATGATGACGTGGTGGGTGAGGACGAAGACCCTGCAGTTGTTGAATGGGACCCTTTGAACCCTCATATGGAAGAAGGTACTATTTTTGCATCCATGAGTGAGTGTAGAAATGCACTTGCGACATACTGCATCAAGGTAGAACGTACTTTCAAAGTTGACAAGAGCGATCAAGTACGTTACAGAGTGCACTGTCCGACTGAGAGTTGTCCATGGAGGATGCTCACATCTAAAATGTGAAATAGCACAAATGTTCAGGTCAAAGTGAGCCCTTTTAAGCACACATGCTAGGAATGAACCCTTAGGAAGGATACAATCAGTAGAGCCAAGTCAAGATGGGTggcagaagaagtaaagaagtggGTGAAAGAAAACCAGCAAGTGGGTCCAAAGGAATTGCAGAAGAACATCAAAGACAAGTTCAAGATAGATTTACCATACATGAGGTTAGTCAATGGTAAACAACATGCTATGGATTCTATTTATGGTAACTGGCAGGGAAGTTTTCAATTATTGTATTCATTCAAAGGTGAAGTGGAGATGACCAACCCAGGTAGTATTGTAGATATGGACCATCACAGTGGTTTACACATTCAGGGGTGTGACAAAGACCAAGGAATGCTTTAGGAGGGTTTTTGTCTGCTTTGAGGCTTGTCGCCTGGGTTTtttggcaggcttgtcacctggGTTTtttggcaggcttgtcacctggGTTTTTTGGCAGGCTGCACACCTTATTTGACTATTGATGCTACTTTTCTTACAGAGAAGTTTAAAGGATGGTTAGTAGCAGCTTGTGTAGTTGATCACACAGTTTCATATTTCCAGTTGCGTACGGTATGCTGGAGACAGAGTCTGAGGAGAGTTGGACTTAGTTTTTACATAATCTGTGTCGGGCTATTGCACATCCCAATGGGTTGGTAATTCATACAGATGTCTGCAAAGGTTTAGAAGTGGCCGTGGACAATGTGTTCCCTGGAGTAGAGCATAGGAATGCATGCGTCACCTTGCTGCAAATTTTATGAAGAAATTCAAAGGAAAGGTGTATACCGACAATTTATGGCCAGCATCTTTGACTAGCAGTGTGAAGAAGCACAACTACCACTTGAGGCAGTTATACACGAATCACAAAGTGAAGGAATACTTGGAAACACACCACTCCAAGTTATGGGCCAGAAGCCAATTCAGTGAACTGAGCAAAGTTGACTATGTTCATAATAATCTAACAGAGTCTTTCAACTCAACGATCCGAAAACTAAAGGGTCATTATGTGGTGGATTTGCTTGATAGGATAAGGATAGAATACATGCAGAAATTCCATTATCGTGCAGGAATAGCCGAGGCAAAATTCATGGGCCACATTATCATCCCTGCCGTGATGGATGAACTGAAGCAGAAAACAACAGGCTTGGAAATGAACATGGCTCTTTGCTCGGGTACCACAGCAGAGATATCATATTTGAATAAAGAAAAGAGGGAATGGAGATATCCAGTGGATTTAGAAGCTAGGACTTGGAgttgtaggcaatggcagataACTGGGATGCCATGCATTCATGCCTTGTTTTCATCACTTCTCTCCCAGGTCCAACAGGGAACATACAACAGTATGTGCATGATTACTACTCTGTTGCAAGGTTCAAAGCTACATATGCATATGCCTTGCCTACTATGGAGGGAAAACAACAATAGAACATAGTGGACCCTGGATTCAAGCTTTGCGCTCCAGTTCTGAAGAGAGCAGCAGGTAGACCAAGGAAGAGTTGAATCAGACCTCGCAACGAAGGAGCTGGAATTAGAGCGAGGAAGCGTAAGTGCACAAGGTGTGGTGGGCCTTCGATTTGGCTACAGGAGTAGCTGCCCAAAGGACAGTCGGCCCAGTCGCTACACAGTGGTGCTGCACAGTAGATCGGACGACCACCAATGGCTATAACTGTGATCCGATGGCTCGGGTGTGAGGATGCGTGAGAAGCCATGAAAATGGTGGAGTTTTACTATTCTAAATTCGCAGCATCCTACTTCCCGATGTTTCCTAATCTTGAAGCTAGTATTTGCATATGTGCTAACtcttgctagctagctagcaaaactctctttttgtttcttgttagtCTGGGCCATGTAGCCGGTGAATCTAGGGTCAACATATATGGAGATATTGAGACTTttctgcaaaataaaaataaaaaagtcgTAGTTGAACATATGTGCTGAAGCAAGTAGTACATACAGCTTATAGGCGGCTGTAGCTAGCTCATATTAGACCAGCAATATGGTACTAAACACTGAGCTACATATGGTTGTTGGAAACCTTTAGAACCGAGTAGTTAGATCGGTACTACAAAATAGGCCATCGTAGTTAGAAGCATCAAAGCATTTGTATTTAACCTGATTGTGACATATAATACTCGAATATATACTAGGGTTTAAGATGAGATGTTTGGGGTGaaaatgttgatggagatgagtcctccCACGAGGGAAGTATCCCTGATGGAATCGCTCCGTCGGAGAGCAAAAGTGTTAATTTCCCATATTCTGCCTCGAGACTGtggtgcttcgtcccgaaagttttCTCTTAgtttttttttccaggtcaaatggCTTCATGTAGCAGCAGACGGGCACCGGGGCAGGGGGCGTGTGCCGCACAAGGGGTAGGGTGTGTCCCCTACCCTTGTCGGCCCATGGTTGATCTTCTACACCACTTTTTCAtttcaatattttttatatattcaagAATAAATATTCAAAAAATTCAAGTCATTTGTAGCTTCGAGAATATCTATGATGTAGCCCTTTTAGAtacagaattctagttgccggtaatttccctcttcaagtaaatatTGCAAATTaatagagaaaatgcataaaaatTACATCAAATGTTCAAAACATTGTAAATAACAGTAGGAAATCATGATACAAAATGATCTTATCAGCCTTTCTTCGATGTTAAGCAATTGGTTGAAAGAAAATGTAAGCAATACCACTCACAACAAATTAAAATTAAACATAAACTCTATGAAGGTGTAAAATTTTGtatagaaagaaaagaagaaaatattttttttcctttaaaaaaTAGACCCTCTAAAATAATATTACGCCAAAAACCCTCTTAAATAGCATGTCCGACCGCGTGCATGACCTTGGACGTGGCCACCCGTCACTCAGCGATGCTGCAGTCGCTACCTCCATCACAAGGAACAACCGAGAAGCTATGGTATGGCTGAATGGAGCGGATCTAGACACCGGCTGTGAGGAGCATCTCTGCCCATGCACTGGCCcagggtagccgccacctaccgctTTGAGATGTTATGGTCACCTCCATCTCCACCCGCTGCTTGTGATGCCGCTATGGCCGCCACGACCACGAGGGATGTCTGGGAAGATAtttcattttattattatttgattATTTTAAGTTCAACAACCGGCATACTCATATTTCATATTCTATAGAAAATTCTTTAATTTCAAGAAACGCAAAGTCGTCTAAATCGTCAACAATTCTATTACCGTCATATATAAAATTTCATATTCGCTAGCCACCTCCGTGACGACTACTACGACACATCAACAATAGAAAAACGGGCTATGAAGGAGCCTTATCAAGCGGTTGCTGCAGGGCAGATGACATTAAATCGTTCGGGGGGAGCATGATGCCACactacctactcctcataaggtCCTGGAGCGGCCACAGGGCTGGCACACATCACTATTAGGGGTCGGCGTCGCTCACCATGGCGGAAGAAGGGTGACATCAATTGGTAGTTCGCCGCCTCCATCACAAGGGGTAGCCGAGAAGCTCGAGCATGGCGGAATGGAGTAGATCCACACGTCGGCTATGAGGAGCATCTCCACCCACGAACTGGCCCAAGAAAGCCGCCGCCACTTACCTCTCCAAGATGTTGTGGCCGCCACTATCGCCACACCCTACTCCGCAATGCCGATATGACCGCCATGCTACTTGGTAGACGCGTTGCATTTTTACCCGAAGAGGAAGGAATTGATGTAATAGAATGGCAACAAGTATTTCTCTCAATGAgaatcaaggtttatcgaactaatagGATAAGCACATTATCAACCGTCGACAGTACCTGCACGAAAAAAAGCAAATACTTACACtcgacgcgggcaagagggttgttaatctcCTTGTACACTTGTTAATTTCAAAGTAAattaaaagtaaataaaataTAGCAAGGTAAATAGTGTTTTAGTAAATATGAGGAATAGACGGGGGGGCATTCTTTTCATTAGAAGCATCTCTCTCAAGATAATAGCATACGCTGGATAAATAAATTATTAttgaacaattgatagaaaaacacatAGATGTGATGTTATGCATGGCATGATCATGTACATAGGTATTACGTccgtgacaagtagaccgactcctgcctgcatctactactattactccatcaatcgaccgctatcccgcatgcatctaTGTGAGCATAAATAATGGATTGGTCCATAAAAagatgaaaaaacaaaaacataggaaaaaaaaagaaaaagaccgCACACGTCAAATTGGTCAACCAACTTGCATTATAGTTGATGTTTTGATTAGATTTGATTTGATTGAGTTAATACTTGTTCAGGGAAAGTGTCGATTCGGTTggattttatttcagaatagtgtCGAGTCAAATAGTATGTTGAGCAAAAAATAATAGATCGGTCATAGAAAAAATGAAagagcaaaaaataaaataaaagaacaaaaaaaagggaaaacGCTCATACGCGTCAAATGGGCCGGCAAACTTTGATTATAGTTGATGTTTCAATAAGATTTGGTTTGATTTCATTATGAGTAGGAGAAGGCAAGTAAAGTATAGATTTAGTTGAGCTCTTATTATGACGTTGTTTTAGAACAGTGCCAATTTAACTGAGTTAATGCATGCGTCAAATGGGCCGATCACTTGTCTGCACTTCAGCAAAAGAATGCATGTATGACACTTGTGGGCATAATATATGGTTGATGGGAGGTGAGGTGAGGCCAGACTACCAACTTACCCTTTGTTACACGTAATACTATAATCTAAAAACaacattttgagttgattatcatCGTGCAGAATCATCAAATAACTATAACTAAGATAGCTACGATGCATCTGATATTTATGGAAACACGATCAAACCcatttgttgtatttgttgtatgCACGATCTTGAAAGCATAATTCCTACTTGTACATCTTCAATGGTTGTGAAAAATGCTGCTTTGGCGGTTCCAAGGGCAGACGCAATGCCGGTAGAACCCCTAAACTTGCACATACGTACTCAGAGTGTTATAATGCAGTCCAAGTAGAAGTAGGTTTAAAACTCTCGATGGCGTGCTGTTTTGTGTAGACACATCTCTACCGCTGAGATATCATAATTGTAGACCGATAAATATCCACCATCCTTTTTATTGATTAAGCAATATACAATAGACAATAATTTTATTTATAAGTACATTTAAACCCATTTTTATTACAAGGACATCTTATTGAAAATTGCGGTGGTATGATGGACTACTCTGTTCTTGCAACAGTGCAATTCAGCAACCTTGTCCATGACTCCATGTATCGCATTCAGACGTAGGCAGCTCATTTAAGAGCTAGCTGTTGTAGGCAGACTGCTTACTATGGTGTTGAGCCAATCTTGAGCAATGTGGTGGTAAGCTGCCTCCGTCAGGTGGACACCATCCCAGAATAGATGAGTGGACGGATCCTCGCACGTCGTCGCGGCTTCGTCGCCACAAGCGACCGAGAGGTTGTAGTGGTACCTCCCACGTCCTCCACAGCAAACTTTAAGAGCATCGTCTTTTTTAATCCCTGCAACCACCGCATAACTGAACTCATCAACTTGCACAATGTTCACCACCCCTCTATTTTCATAACTGAACTCATCAAGATTTGCGCTGAACAATGAATCCAAAAAGGTGTGCAATATGTTTGGACAAAACTCAACGCGAAATGAATCTCAGGGCACTTCCAACAATGAAGAACATATACATAGAATGATACCGACCGAATTTTTCAGGCGACTTGACCATCTCCATAACGTGGTTGAACAGGTCGGTGTGGATGATGGTCACATCGGGGTGCTCCGCCCGCAGCTTCTGGACAGCGTCTCGCAACAGAGAGTTGTGGAGCTTCACGATCTCGTTGGGCTCCTTGAGACAACCGGTGGTGGCGTCGTACTCCGAAGCATCGGCGTCCTCGAAGGTGACGAGAACCGGCGGCGCGCATCCAGACGGGATCATGCCAGGGACAACAAGAGTCTTGGCCCCATGCTCGATCACTCTCTGCTTGTTGCATTAGTTTtcatgatgttaacatgcatgtacGCAGATTGAAAACAGCTGGAGTGACATGATGAGCATGATGAGTCAAGTAGTCTTGCCTGGGCACCCATGGAGATGGTCTGGATGAGATCTGGCACGAATGCTCTGATTTCTTGCATGCTCTTCTTCCCAAACGAGTATTGGTAGTCGTTGATCCCGAACTCACCCACGAAGAAGAGTGATCTGCCAAAGAAATCCTTGCACTCTGCAGTGAAGCATTTCTCCTCTTGATTATGTGTACGCACATCAAGTGTTCGGTTAATGGTACAACGGTTGGaagaatatatcattaccatgtgtAGTCATCAAATTCACAATTCAACTCATTATATTTCAACTTATGTTGACATATTCACTATAGTGATTTATCTTTTTCAAATCATTTTTTTCTCTACGCTTTGCGTTCATAACGTTTAACCAGTAGAGATATGTTCACAACGTTTGATATTTATCCATAAGATCTTGAATCCAACGCTGGCCTAGAGTAGTGACCATAATAAGTTCATCATGTTTAACCAGTACTTCTCCAAACTAGGGTGGCGGCCGTTGCATATTATTTTATGCGCATTTCCAGTTCAATTCGTTGTGTGAAGCTAAGTAAATATATATATAACCTTGGTCCGTTTGGCACAAGTAAGGCTTGAGCTCCTCGAACCAGCCAAGCTGCACTTCGAGGCTGATGTTGAGGGGGAACGGGTTGGCGCCGGGAGGGTCCCcgatgtggaagaaactggagttGAGAGCTGTGGCGCTGCCGACAGCGAAGTTGGCGCCCTGCCGGAAGCTCCCCTTGTGCGACAGGTATGGTGGCACGAGAGGCAAGCCTAGGCCTTGAGCTGGAAATCATACGTTGATCACCTTGAAATACACATATATAGGCAGGGAGAGGGAGGCTACTGATGATCACAGATTAATTACCAATGAAGTCTATGATGAGGCGGCCGTTGCAGTTGCGACCAGTGGGGCGACCGCCGAAGAAGGTCATGCCGTAGGGAGGGCGCATCACAACGTCAAAGATGTTGTACCAGCCGAAGACGACGGGGTTGTTGCCAGTGTCCGTGAAGGAGTCACCAAAGGCGAAGATGGAGTCGAACGGCCCGCCACCGCGGAGGTAGGCCGCCTCAGCCGACGGGAGCAAAATGGCAAGCGCCGCCGCCATGAAGGCTGCCGCCACCAATATTCCACGACTACCCATCTTGAGCCCTCAGCTCGGTGTACGTccttagtgatgatgatgatgagctaTGTATTTATAAGGAAGTCTCCACCGAGCGCGCGCATGCGTCGTCGTATTTCGCACGCGCTGGATGAGCAGGTTCACATCTTTGTCGCGCCATCTCATCCATTGTTGGCTTTGCATCGCTTTCAAAGTTTCAATGCACTTAGAGCGATACCCTCATACAATCTGTAGATTAATTGCCGTCTCATATATGAGGAACCTAACATGTATTATATGAGTAGCATGTGTAGTTTTTTGTCCCCGTCTATATGGGGTACAACGTCATCGTCAAGAGATAAAGCACTCCATTTGCATATAATTGCACCATCAACAATGGATCGGGATAAAATTAATAGGATGGCTGGCCTATACatattactccctctgtacctaaataattatacTTGGAAAGAAATggactagttctccccaactacaattattttggAACGAAGGGAATATATACCatacacatattactacaactgtTTAATATCAACAAAGATGGCTCTTTAAAAGAAATAATGATAACTAAAGATAAATTTAAATTTATTATAAAGCATAGTGTGAGCCATTTGGGCATATTATCTTTTGAACTAAAAATTCAGCAGGAAGTAGGCTCCTTAATTTTTTACAAGAACAAACATGGTATCCATCCAATTTGAGAGGGGTACGTCGAACTTTCCTTATATATTGGGTAGAGATGTGTTTAAAGCTTTCCATTTAGTTGTGCAATTTAGGATATGTATCATTTTAATGTATACAAATGTAATTCCCTCCATTGTCCTACTGTTAGATGATATTTGGTTCATGTCCTCGTGTACGCCTTGGCTAGATTGCTGGTCTATTGTTTCTGTATGATGCAATTTTTTGGCTCATGGACAGCAATGAGCATTTGAAAGTTAAGTTGAGTAAAAACATTTGTTAAATAAACACCTCTAGAGTTggcaagcatcaatatcaatatgtCAACAAAAAAGAAGGATGTGAAAGATTGATATAAAATCACAGTTATCCAGCCATTGGATCAATGTGGAAGCATTCTCATCTTCGCCTCGCCTTATTTAGCCAAACCACATACCATGTTACTTGACAACCATAAAACTAAGATCAAACGCAGCGACAAGAAAACATTctcatcttggagttgtgtccagtgcactggatccaatgactctgttatgtgacaacactggtgcccttgctctagccaaggaaccaaggtttcacaagaggacgagACACATAAAgcaacgcttcaattccatccgcgattacatcaaagaagaggacataaatatttgcaaagtgcacacggatctgaatgttgcagacccgttgactaagcctcttccatgagtaaaacatgatcaacaccagaactgtatgggtgttacattcgttacattgtaaatcacatactgatgtgagctagattattgactctagtgcaagtgagagactgttggaaatatgccctagagtaaataataaaatagttattattatatttccttgttcaagataatcgtttattatccatgctagaattatattgaatggaaactcatatacaagtgtggatatatagacaacacactatccctaataAGCATCTAGTtgacaagctcgttgatcaaagatggttaaggtctcctagccatagacaagggttgtcgcttcataacgggatcacacattaggagaatgatgtgatggacaagacccaaactacgaacgtagcatgtgatcgtgtcgttttattgctactatttttctgcatgtcacgtatatgttcctatgaccatgagatcatgtaactcactgacaccggaacaataccttgtgtgtatcaaacgtcgcaacgtaacttggtgactataaaggtgttccataggtatctctgaaggtgtctgttgagttagcatg harbors:
- the LOC123410411 gene encoding GDSL esterase/lipase At5g45910-like, producing the protein MGSRGILVAAAFMAAALAILLPSAEAAYLRGGGPFDSIFAFGDSFTDTGNNPVVFGWYNIFDVVMRPPYGMTFFGGRPTGRNCNGRLIIDFIAQGLGLPLVPPYLSHKGSFRQGANFAVGSATALNSSFFHIGDPPGANPFPLNISLEVQLGWFEELKPYLCQTDQECKDFFGRSLFFVGEFGINDYQYSFGKKSMQEIRAFVPDLIQTISMGAQRVIEHGAKTLVVPGMIPSGCAPPVLVTFEDADASEYDATTGCLKEPNEIVKLHNSLLRDAVQKLRAEHPDVTIIHTDLFNHVMEMVKSPEKFGIKKDDALKVCCGGRGRYHYNLSVACGDEAATTCEDPSTHLFWDGVHLTEAAYHHIAQDWLNTIVSSLPTTASS